GCGAGCCCTTGAACACGGCGTTTGAACAATGGCAACGTTCGTTTCCGTTTGACTGGCGGCTTCTCCCACAGGAGATTGCCGCCAGTAAGGCGCATGCGCGCATGATTGCCGCTGCGGGCATTCTGACAGACGCAGAGCTGGCTGAGATCCTTCGCGGACTTGCGCTTGTTGGGGAGTCGGCTACGAAGGGCGATGTCGTCGTATCCGAAACACCGCAGGCTGAAGACATTCATCACTTCGTTGAGCTTGAATTGACGAAGCATATCGGTACGCTGGCATTGAAGCTGCATACGGGACGGAGCCGGAACGAACAAATCGCGACGGACCTGCGGCTTTTTACCCGCGATGCCATCGATGCTGCGTTGCGTGATCTGGCAAACTGGGCTGAGGCTCTGGTCTCACTCGCAGAGAGCGCGGGCGATGCCGTGATGCCCTCGTATACGCACCTGCAGCGCGCAGAGCCGGTTCTTGTGTCGCACTGGCTATTGGCTTATGTTGAGATGATTCTTCGCGATGCTTCACGCTTTGCTGATGCACGCAAGCGCCTAAACCTTTGCCCGCTAGGCTCTGGCGCGATTGCAGGCGCAACACTGGCCCTTGACCGGACGATTGCCGCTGCGGAGTTGGGCTTCTACGCTCCAACGGCGAACAGCATGGACGCGACGAGTGATCGCGACTTCGCTCTGGAGTTTGCCCAGGCTGCTTCTACGCTTGGTCTGCATATCTCTCGCTTTGCGGAAGAGTTGACGCTGCACGCAACGGCAGAGTTCGGATTTCTCGATTTGCCTGAAGCGTTTTCTACCGGCTCGTCGGCGATGCCACAGAAGAAGAATCCCGATCTCACCGAGCTGATCCGCGGCAAGAGCGGGCGCCTTCTGGGCGCGGTCACGACGCTGTCTATGATTCTTAAGGGACTTCCGCTGGCCTACAACAAGGACATGCAGGAGACGCAGGAGGCCACTTTCGAAGTGGCAGCCACGCTAGGGGGCATGCTACCTCTACTGGCGCCATTCACCAGCGCGCTGAAGTTCCGCTTCGATCGCATGGAGGCTGCCGCCCAGGCTGGCTATCTCAACGCGATGGCTGCGGCGACCTATCTCGTTTATAAGGGGGTTCCCTTCCGTACGGCGCATGAAAAGATTGGCCACGCGGTGCGCTTTGGCCTGGATAGCGGACGCGAACTGAATGACTTGGCGGTATCGGAGCTAAAGCAGTTTGGCGAAGAGTTTGGAGATGATTTCCATGACTCCATTACCCTCCGCGCAACGGTAGACTGCCACGACGTGATTGGCGGAACGGCGACGAAGCGCGTGCGGGAAGCGCTGGTTTCCGCACGCGAGCGTGTCCGTGCGATGCTTAAGGAACAGGATCATGGCCGCTAGCATTCGCAAAGCCCGTCTCCAGGACGCGGCGAACATCTTCGAGGTCGTCAATTCGCTTTCGGGCGATGGTACGCTCCTCCGCCGAAATTACGCCGAAATCTGCGAAAACGTGCGTGATTTCCATGTAGCGGAGAGTGAAGCCGGGATCTTTCTCGGCTGTGGTGCACTGCATCTCTATGGGCCGCATCTCGCCGAGGTCCGTTCGATTGTGGTGAAGCCCGAGGCAAAGGGTCAGGGCGCAGGCGGCCGCTTATTGAAAGCTCTACTGGATGAGGCCGAGGAGCATGGAATCCAGTCCGTGTGTCTTTTCACGCGCATCCCGGACTTCTTCTTCCACTATGGCTTTCGCATCACGATGGATCGGACGGCGCTTCCGGACAAGATTTACAAGGACTGCCAGAACTGCCCTCGTCTGCATGCCTGCGATGAAGTGGCGATGGTGCGTGGCCCGATTCCACGGGTAGCCGTCCTGGGTCCGAGCAAAATCAAGCAGCCGGAACTTGTTCCTTTGCAGATTGCTTTTACTGGGACAGATCACTAAAGCCGATCATCGGACGTTTTGCATTCGATCGTCGTATTTTTTCATCTGAATGCTGACAAGATCGTTGGTCTTTTCGAGGGCGGACTGGGTATTCGCGTCCAACTGATTCCAAAACGGAAAGCCTGTCGAGTTTCTATCGTGGTCTGGTCAATTTCACCATTCTCAAGAACCATCGCCGCGCTTAGGAGGGTGATGGATTTTTCCTGAGGAACCATCTTGGCCGTACGGACTCGATACCGGATATCGGTGCAAGCATCAAGGTGAGCCTTGTCTCCAAGTCCCCACCCTATCTGATTCCGGCGACACGCGGCTGGCGTTCGGTAGAACGTAAACAACGTGATCGTATAATATCCGCGATCAAAATAATCGCGATAGTTAAGTTTCAACCAATCGGGGTTGGAGAGGTCGGGAATATAAATTTCTACATCCTTCTCCGTCCCGACAAGCAGAGGGGCTGTCCATTGCTTCGTCTCGTCCAGAACCTGAGCTGGTTTACCGAAAGCTCCTCGCTGGATTACCTGTTGCCCAGAGATTGAAGCCCAGGATGTTCCGGCCAAAAAGAGCACTATTGAAAGACGGTGCTTAGAGCAAGTCGTTCCGAAGCACATCGGTAAATCTCTCCTCAAATGACTACTTTGCTGGCATCTAGCTTACCGGGATTTAATGCCTGGAGTCTCAAAAGTCTTTATCCATTTGAGCTAACAAAGAAGGGGGAAGACCTCGTGCGGTTTCCCCTTCTTGTTTAGCAATAGTGATGCGTGCAGAAGATCGGCAGA
This genomic stretch from Terriglobus saanensis SP1PR4 harbors:
- a CDS encoding GNAT family N-acetyltransferase encodes the protein MAASIRKARLQDAANIFEVVNSLSGDGTLLRRNYAEICENVRDFHVAESEAGIFLGCGALHLYGPHLAEVRSIVVKPEAKGQGAGGRLLKALLDEAEEHGIQSVCLFTRIPDFFFHYGFRITMDRTALPDKIYKDCQNCPRLHACDEVAMVRGPIPRVAVLGPSKIKQPELVPLQIAFTGTDH
- the argH gene encoding argininosuccinate lyase, whose translation is MWSGRFREPLNTAFEQWQRSFPFDWRLLPQEIAASKAHARMIAAAGILTDAELAEILRGLALVGESATKGDVVVSETPQAEDIHHFVELELTKHIGTLALKLHTGRSRNEQIATDLRLFTRDAIDAALRDLANWAEALVSLAESAGDAVMPSYTHLQRAEPVLVSHWLLAYVEMILRDASRFADARKRLNLCPLGSGAIAGATLALDRTIAAAELGFYAPTANSMDATSDRDFALEFAQAASTLGLHISRFAEELTLHATAEFGFLDLPEAFSTGSSAMPQKKNPDLTELIRGKSGRLLGAVTTLSMILKGLPLAYNKDMQETQEATFEVAATLGGMLPLLAPFTSALKFRFDRMEAAAQAGYLNAMAAATYLVYKGVPFRTAHEKIGHAVRFGLDSGRELNDLAVSELKQFGEEFGDDFHDSITLRATVDCHDVIGGTATKRVREALVSARERVRAMLKEQDHGR